The Thioalkalivibrio thiocyanodenitrificans ARhD 1 genome window below encodes:
- a CDS encoding putative monovalent cation/H+ antiporter subunit A, giving the protein MLLAVLSGFLIAAIAPWVHRFSGRHSGWVLAVLPGALFVYFLGFIPEIADGGQVRFVYPWVPGLDIQLSFLVDGLSLLFALLISGIGFFIVSYAGRYLEKHRDVGRFYVLILAFMGSMLGLVLADNLVALFVFWELTSITSYLLIGYNHEDARARYCALQGLFVTVGGGLALLVGLVMLAVAGGSYELSEILAGDGLQEHAWYLPILLLVLAGAFTKSAQVPFHFWLPNAMAAPTPVSAYLHSATMVKAGVYLLARLNPGLGGTDEWLLILSLFGGVTMLTGVFLAARSTGVKQVLAYSTVMALGTLTMLIGVGTETAIIAAVTFLMAHSLYKGALFLIAGILDHEAGCKDFLQTGGLRSALPVTTFFAAIAALSLGGVIPMFGFIAKELMLEAVLEAPTVSGVLTALAVATAILGVLVAAVVGIKPWFGPRVKTPKDPHHEAPPAMLAGPAVLGSLGLLFGLAPMLPEWGVLGAAAGAVYGAPLDPNLSLWHGINAPLMISAASLLLGLALYTQWDRFRAAFAWLDGVAGSIGPERQYDRTMAGLVRISDWQTRVLQNGYLRYYLMTILIMTLVMVGVSAELYGISVGELSFADIQIQEWTVLGMLLAAAAVAVVIRSRLAAVASLGAAGFGVALVYVLFSAPDVGITQVLVETLTVLLLVLVLFRLPGFLDLSTPLVRARDALIALAVGGMMTLIMLSTLHMRAHESISAYHVAESMPSGYGRNIVNVILVDFRALDTLGEIFVLALAAVGVYAMIKLRAEDRK; this is encoded by the coding sequence ATGCTGCTTGCCGTCCTTTCGGGATTCCTCATTGCCGCCATCGCCCCCTGGGTCCACCGGTTCAGCGGTCGGCACAGCGGCTGGGTGCTGGCGGTCCTGCCCGGGGCCCTGTTCGTCTACTTCCTGGGTTTCATCCCCGAGATCGCCGACGGCGGCCAGGTGCGCTTCGTCTATCCCTGGGTGCCCGGGCTGGATATCCAGCTCTCGTTCCTGGTGGACGGGCTGTCCCTGCTGTTCGCGCTGCTGATATCGGGCATCGGCTTCTTCATCGTCTCCTACGCGGGCCGCTACCTGGAGAAGCACCGGGATGTGGGACGTTTCTACGTGCTGATCCTGGCCTTCATGGGCTCCATGCTGGGCCTGGTGCTGGCGGACAACCTGGTCGCCCTGTTCGTGTTCTGGGAGCTGACCAGCATCACCTCCTACCTGCTGATCGGTTACAACCACGAGGACGCCCGGGCACGTTATTGCGCGTTGCAGGGGCTGTTCGTCACCGTGGGCGGGGGGCTTGCGCTGCTCGTGGGTCTTGTCATGCTCGCCGTGGCCGGCGGCAGCTATGAACTCTCGGAGATCCTCGCCGGCGATGGCTTGCAGGAGCACGCGTGGTACCTGCCCATTCTGCTGCTGGTGCTGGCGGGCGCCTTCACCAAGTCCGCCCAGGTCCCGTTTCACTTCTGGCTGCCCAACGCCATGGCGGCGCCCACGCCCGTCTCCGCCTACCTGCATTCCGCCACCATGGTCAAGGCAGGGGTGTACCTGCTGGCGCGTCTCAATCCGGGGTTGGGCGGCACGGACGAATGGCTTCTGATCCTGTCCCTGTTCGGCGGCGTGACCATGCTGACGGGCGTCTTCCTGGCGGCGCGCAGCACGGGCGTGAAGCAGGTGCTTGCCTACTCGACGGTCATGGCGCTTGGCACGCTCACCATGCTCATCGGCGTGGGCACGGAGACGGCCATCATCGCGGCGGTCACCTTTCTCATGGCGCACTCGCTCTACAAGGGCGCGCTGTTCCTGATCGCGGGCATCCTGGATCACGAGGCCGGCTGCAAGGACTTTCTGCAGACCGGCGGTCTGCGCAGCGCCCTGCCGGTGACCACCTTCTTCGCCGCCATCGCGGCCCTCTCGCTGGGCGGCGTGATCCCCATGTTCGGCTTCATCGCCAAGGAACTGATGCTGGAGGCCGTCCTGGAGGCCCCGACGGTCTCGGGTGTGCTCACGGCCCTGGCTGTCGCCACCGCCATCCTGGGCGTGCTGGTGGCGGCCGTCGTCGGCATCAAACCCTGGTTTGGCCCACGCGTGAAGACACCAAAGGACCCTCACCACGAAGCGCCTCCGGCCATGCTGGCCGGCCCCGCGGTGCTGGGCAGCCTGGGCCTGCTGTTCGGGCTTGCGCCCATGCTGCCGGAATGGGGCGTGCTGGGGGCTGCGGCCGGTGCCGTGTACGGCGCTCCGCTGGACCCGAACCTGTCGCTCTGGCACGGCATCAACGCGCCGCTGATGATCAGCGCCGCGAGTCTGCTGCTGGGCTTAGCACTGTACACGCAATGGGACCGTTTCCGCGCCGCCTTCGCGTGGCTGGACGGGGTCGCCGGCAGCATCGGCCCGGAACGCCAGTATGACCGCACCATGGCGGGCCTCGTCCGGATCTCGGACTGGCAGACGCGCGTGCTGCAGAACGGCTACCTGCGTTACTACCTGATGACGATCCTGATCATGACCCTCGTGATGGTCGGTGTCAGTGCGGAGCTTTACGGGATCTCGGTCGGGGAACTGTCCTTCGCCGACATACAGATCCAGGAGTGGACCGTGCTGGGCATGCTGCTGGCCGCGGCGGCCGTTGCGGTGGTGATCCGCTCGAGACTTGCGGCGGTGGCCTCTCTGGGGGCGGCGGGCTTCGGTGTCGCGCTGGTGTATGTGCTGTTCAGCGCACCCGACGTGGGCATCACCCAGGTGCTGGTGGAAACCCTCACGGTGCTGCTGCTGGTACTGGTGCTGTTCCGGTTGCCCGGGTTCCTGGACCTCTCCACGCCCCTGGTGCGGGCACGCGATGCGCTCATCGCCCTGGCCGTGGGCGGCATGATGACCCTGATCATGCTTTCCACCCTGCACATGCGGGCCCACGAAAGCATCTCCGCCTACCACGTGGCGGAGAGCATGCCCTCCGGGTACGGGCGCAACATCGTCAACGTGATCCTGGTGGATTTCCGTGCCCTGGATACCCTCGGTGAGATCTTCGTGTTGGCACTGGCCGCCGTGGGTGTCTACGCCATGATCAAGCTGCGCGCGGAGGACCGGAAATGA
- a CDS encoding Na+/H+ antiporter subunit B → MSTMHSLILRTAGNFLLPLLLLFSIFLLLRGHDEPGGGFIGGLVAASAIVLNLFALEIKSAKAVLWVDPRHVLGIGMTLAVLSAIPAVFMGEPFFTAQWLTFEVPAVGELKVGTVLMFDIGVYLVVIGAVLTIMLSLAEAED, encoded by the coding sequence ATGAGCACCATGCATTCCCTGATCCTGCGCACCGCAGGCAATTTCCTTCTGCCCCTGCTGCTGCTGTTCTCCATCTTCCTGCTCCTGCGCGGCCACGACGAGCCGGGAGGCGGCTTCATCGGCGGGCTGGTGGCGGCATCGGCCATCGTGCTGAACCTGTTCGCCCTGGAGATCAAGTCGGCCAAGGCGGTTCTCTGGGTGGACCCCCGCCATGTGCTCGGTATCGGCATGACACTGGCGGTGCTGTCCGCAATACCGGCCGTGTTCATGGGCGAGCCCTTCTTCACCGCCCAGTGGCTCACCTTCGAGGTTCCCGCCGTAGGCGAGCTCAAGGTGGGCACGGTGCTGATGTTCGACATCGGGGTGTACCTGGTGGTGATCGGGGCGGTGCTGACGATCATGTTGTCGCTGGCGGAGGCGGAGGACTGA
- a CDS encoding four helix bundle protein, giving the protein MDDLQGRTKRLALEVIRLVGRLPGSTEGRIIGRQVLRSATSVGAHYRECRHSRSRAEFRSKLGLALQELEETLYWLELLKESNVSAGPRLAALMNECDELIAILITCIKTTRQSGRR; this is encoded by the coding sequence ATGGACGACTTGCAGGGCAGGACGAAGCGGCTGGCGCTTGAGGTGATCCGGCTGGTGGGGAGATTGCCGGGGTCCACGGAAGGCCGAATCATCGGCAGGCAGGTGCTGCGCTCGGCGACATCGGTGGGCGCGCACTATCGGGAATGCCGGCACAGTCGCTCCCGGGCGGAGTTCAGAAGCAAGCTGGGCCTCGCGTTACAGGAGCTTGAAGAGACGCTCTACTGGCTGGAGCTGCTGAAGGAATCCAATGTGTCCGCGGGCCCGAGGCTTGCGGCGCTGATGAACGAATGCGACGAGTTGATCGCCATACTGATCACATGTATCAAAACGACCAGACAATCGGGCAGACGTTGA
- a CDS encoding Na+/H+ antiporter subunit C → METLMAFAVGGLYAAAVYMILRRSIVKLVIGLILLSNAANLLIFTAAGMDRGLPPLVAEGALVPDGPVADPLAQALILTAIVIGFGVLAFAVVLIHRAYEVVGADDMDQMKDTDT, encoded by the coding sequence ATGGAAACGCTGATGGCCTTCGCCGTCGGCGGCCTCTATGCCGCCGCCGTGTACATGATCCTGCGCCGCTCCATCGTGAAGCTGGTGATCGGGCTCATCCTGCTGTCCAACGCGGCCAACCTGCTGATCTTCACGGCGGCGGGCATGGACCGGGGCCTTCCGCCGCTGGTGGCCGAGGGTGCGCTGGTGCCGGACGGACCGGTGGCGGATCCGCTGGCGCAGGCGCTCATCCTCACGGCCATCGTGATCGGTTTCGGCGTGCTGGCCTTTGCCGTGGTGCTTATCCACCGGGCCTACGAGGTGGTCGGTGCCGATGACATGGACCAGATGAAGGATACCGACACATGA
- a CDS encoding Na+/H+ antiporter subunit D yields the protein MTTVVALPVIIPLLAGAVSLALWQSRLAQRAIGVIGTLALMWVSVDLLLATWREGILVMHMGNWQAPFGIVLVSDMLGAIMVVLTAIIGLAVAVYSLSGVSARHEHFGYYPLMHLLLAGVNGAFLTGDIFNLYVWFEVMLVASFALLILGGERAQMEGAIKYVTLNLLSSVLLLSGIGLLYGLTGTLNMADLAVKLADVDDPGIITVIAMLFMVSFGIKAAAFPFFFWLPASYHTPLVAVSALFAGLLTKVGVYALFRVFTLIFDQDVGYTHTLLLWMAGLTMLTGVLGAAAQFEIRRILSFHIISQIGYMILGLALFTPLAIVGGVFYIMHHIIVKANLFLVSGVVHRLKGTHDLKKLGGLYRTHPWLGVLFMVPALSLAGLPPLSGFFAKFILIRAGVEVEAWWIVGVALLVGLLTLYSMIKIWAEVFWKAQPDGGDGQAAAVSGQGGGLWLMVLPIVGLALMTLFIGLYGQPIYLLAERAAHEMLNPALYIDAVLGGRAT from the coding sequence ATGACCACGGTGGTGGCGTTGCCGGTCATCATTCCGCTGCTGGCGGGCGCCGTGTCGCTGGCCCTGTGGCAGTCGCGCCTGGCCCAGCGCGCCATCGGCGTGATCGGCACGCTGGCGCTCATGTGGGTGTCGGTGGATCTGTTGCTTGCCACCTGGCGCGAGGGCATCCTCGTGATGCACATGGGCAACTGGCAGGCGCCGTTCGGGATCGTGCTGGTGTCCGACATGCTCGGGGCCATCATGGTGGTGCTCACCGCCATCATCGGCCTGGCGGTAGCCGTCTACTCGCTGTCCGGCGTGAGCGCGCGCCACGAGCACTTCGGGTATTACCCGCTCATGCACCTGCTGCTGGCCGGCGTCAACGGCGCCTTCCTGACAGGCGACATCTTCAACCTGTACGTGTGGTTCGAGGTCATGCTGGTGGCCTCGTTCGCATTGCTGATCCTGGGCGGCGAACGCGCGCAGATGGAAGGGGCCATCAAGTACGTCACCCTGAACCTGCTGTCCTCCGTGCTGCTGCTCTCGGGCATCGGACTGCTCTATGGCCTGACCGGCACCCTCAACATGGCCGATTTGGCCGTGAAGCTGGCCGACGTGGACGACCCGGGGATCATCACAGTCATCGCCATGCTGTTCATGGTGTCGTTTGGCATCAAGGCGGCGGCGTTTCCGTTCTTCTTCTGGCTGCCGGCCTCCTATCACACGCCGCTGGTGGCCGTGTCGGCACTGTTCGCCGGCCTGCTCACCAAGGTGGGGGTGTACGCGCTGTTCCGGGTATTCACGCTGATCTTCGACCAGGACGTGGGCTATACCCACACGTTGCTCCTGTGGATGGCCGGGCTGACCATGCTCACGGGCGTGCTGGGCGCCGCGGCGCAGTTCGAGATCCGGCGCATCCTGTCGTTTCACATCATCAGCCAGATCGGCTACATGATCCTCGGGCTCGCCCTGTTCACCCCGCTGGCTATCGTGGGCGGCGTGTTCTACATCATGCACCACATCATCGTGAAGGCGAACCTGTTCCTGGTGAGCGGCGTGGTGCACCGCCTCAAGGGCACCCATGACCTCAAGAAGCTGGGCGGGCTGTACCGCACGCACCCGTGGCTTGGTGTGTTGTTCATGGTGCCGGCGCTCTCGCTGGCCGGGCTGCCGCCGTTGTCCGGATTCTTCGCCAAGTTCATCCTGATCCGTGCCGGCGTGGAGGTCGAGGCCTGGTGGATCGTGGGGGTCGCGCTGCTGGTGGGCCTGCTGACGCTCTACTCCATGATCAAGATCTGGGCGGAGGTCTTCTGGAAGGCCCAGCCCGATGGCGGTGACGGGCAGGCAGCGGCGGTGTCCGGGCAGGGCGGCGGCCTGTGGCTGATGGTGTTGCCGATTGTCGGGCTTGCCCTTATGACCCTGTTCATCGGTCTGTATGGCCAGCCCATCTACCTGCTGGCCGAGCGCGCGGCCCACGAGATGCTCAACCCCGCGCTCTACATCGACGCCGTGCTGGGAGGGCGGGCCACATGA
- a CDS encoding Na+/H+ antiporter subunit E — protein MIALTWNIILALIWVSLSGHFTAINLFIGFVLGYLILAYALRDLPAFANYAGKGPRFVRFVGFFIKELVKSNLRVAHDVLTRTHHMRPAVIAFPLIAQSDGEITILANLISLTPGTLSLDVSSDRKVLYIHVMYFDDEEEVHASIRYMETRMLEVLR, from the coding sequence ATGATCGCGCTCACCTGGAACATCATCCTGGCGCTGATCTGGGTGTCGCTGTCCGGCCACTTCACCGCCATCAACCTGTTCATCGGTTTCGTGCTGGGTTATCTGATCCTGGCCTATGCGCTGCGCGACCTGCCCGCGTTCGCCAACTACGCGGGCAAGGGGCCGCGTTTCGTGCGCTTCGTGGGCTTCTTCATCAAGGAACTGGTCAAGTCCAACCTGCGCGTGGCCCATGACGTGCTCACGCGCACCCATCACATGCGCCCGGCGGTGATCGCCTTTCCGTTGATAGCCCAGAGCGACGGCGAGATCACCATCCTGGCGAACCTCATCTCGCTCACCCCGGGAACGCTGAGCCTCGATGTCTCCAGTGACCGGAAGGTGCTCTACATCCACGTCATGTATTTCGATGACGAGGAGGAGGTGCACGCCAGTATCCGGTACATGGAGACCCGGATGCTGGAAGTGCTGCGCTGA
- a CDS encoding cation:proton antiporter, translating into MLTVASFIAYVLLGLALLFSLIRLVRGPSLPDRVVALELIASLTVGFIAVYVITSGKTAFLDVAMVLALTAFLAAIGFARYLEKGGHREDD; encoded by the coding sequence ATGCTCACTGTCGCCTCGTTCATCGCTTATGTACTGCTCGGTCTGGCGCTGCTGTTCAGCCTGATCCGGTTGGTGCGCGGCCCCAGTCTGCCGGACCGTGTGGTGGCGCTCGAACTGATCGCATCGCTCACGGTGGGTTTCATCGCCGTGTACGTGATCACCAGCGGCAAGACCGCATTCCTGGACGTGGCCATGGTGCTCGCGCTGACCGCTTTCCTGGCCGCCATCGGCTTCGCCAGGTACCTGGAGAAGGGAGGGCATCGCGAAGATGATTGA
- the mnhG gene encoding monovalent cation/H(+) antiporter subunit G, which produces MIEWVTSFFLIIGAGFMLVAGLGVWRMPDLLTRMHATTKAGVLGAGLMLVGVGVYFWEVSVLVRVVAVIGFIMLTAPVAAHMIGRAGYFVGVPLWEGTLKDELKGRYDEETHILASPPTAEGGRKDEG; this is translated from the coding sequence ATGATTGAGTGGGTGACCAGCTTCTTCCTGATCATCGGCGCCGGCTTCATGCTGGTGGCCGGCCTGGGTGTCTGGCGCATGCCGGATCTGCTCACCCGCATGCACGCCACCACCAAGGCCGGTGTGCTCGGCGCCGGCCTCATGCTGGTCGGGGTGGGCGTGTACTTCTGGGAGGTCAGCGTGCTGGTGCGCGTCGTTGCGGTGATCGGCTTCATCATGCTCACCGCGCCCGTGGCCGCCCACATGATCGGCCGTGCCGGGTACTTCGTGGGCGTGCCCTTGTGGGAAGGCACCCTCAAGGACGAACTCAAGGGGCGCTACGACGAGGAGACGCACATTCTGGCGAGTCCGCCGACCGCCGAAGGCGGTCGGAAGGATGAAGGATAG
- a CDS encoding OsmC family protein produces MGGHGARAPSEGLLILRRRDDSTLEVEPQGGPRAGDGAYGLCPVEHLALALGGCLSEFAGRFMERRRLPAAMRLEIRWKVSIRRCTVESLCVTLHIATTLDEMARETFHRMLDLCPVHKALLGNVDVELEVVESKVEG; encoded by the coding sequence ATGGGAGGCCACGGGGCACGTGCGCCCAGCGAGGGACTGCTGATCCTGCGCCGCCGGGACGACAGCACGCTGGAGGTGGAGCCGCAAGGCGGGCCCCGGGCCGGGGACGGCGCTTACGGACTGTGTCCCGTGGAGCACCTGGCCCTCGCCCTGGGCGGCTGCCTGTCCGAATTCGCGGGCCGTTTCATGGAACGCCGCCGGCTGCCCGCCGCCATGCGCCTTGAAATCCGGTGGAAGGTAAGCATCCGGCGATGCACCGTCGAATCACTGTGCGTGACCCTTCATATCGCCACCACCCTGGATGAAATGGCCCGGGAGACGTTCCACCGCATGCTGGACCTGTGCCCCGTGCACAAGGCACTGCTGGGCAACGTGGACGTGGAGCTGGAGGTGGTTGAGTCAAAGGTTGAAGGTTGA
- a CDS encoding thioredoxin family protein: MAIEIEIFASPGCTKCGHAKDVLRRLVDEVGAGRIHWREVNVLEELDHAVEVGVLTTPAIAIDGVLVFAGLPRAAQLRGELQRRLGGAA; encoded by the coding sequence ATGGCGATCGAGATCGAGATCTTCGCTTCGCCCGGCTGCACCAAGTGCGGCCATGCGAAGGACGTGCTGCGCCGGCTGGTGGACGAGGTGGGCGCAGGGCGCATCCACTGGCGCGAGGTCAACGTGCTGGAGGAACTGGACCACGCCGTGGAGGTCGGCGTGCTGACGACACCGGCCATTGCCATCGACGGCGTCCTGGTGTTCGCGGGTCTGCCCCGGGCCGCGCAACTGCGCGGTGAACTGCAGCGCCGGCTCGGAGGGGCGGCGTGA
- a CDS encoding cytochrome c biogenesis CcdA family protein, which yields MEIWLLAGAAALGILSFFEPCTIATHTVFAARTHRGASGHRAAELILLWATRSLLCVGLLLLAVTWIPSGLPGPATAITALLVMGSVYLVSRYLYVPVPHLAFHRLLPGGARLPHAMQLGLTLPACTIPLFAVVAGLSSVVGDTRLAVAAGLLFAGLFTLPTAWAGWHGVGEGTQRVLTAAARSVPVLTALLLFGAALLIVLNTWDLDLDAYAAGLDAGGIAALAIAFGAGVLFSFNPVAFGSIPVAIAYVTRARTQGEALKLGGAFIAGLVLTHVLLGVFAALAGGFAAVRFFGREWGLVLGPLLIVLGLIWAGWLRVRLPWFGLRGRRVNGSLGAFALGIPFAVALCPFCTPVLLVALTTAAAVGSVAFGAALLLAFGLGRAVPIALGAWSMGWLETLEPLRRHQRLFELIGALVLIAVGVYLIHEYLFPA from the coding sequence ATGGAGATCTGGCTGCTCGCCGGCGCCGCTGCACTCGGCATCCTGTCGTTCTTCGAGCCCTGCACCATCGCCACCCACACGGTCTTCGCGGCGCGCACCCATCGCGGCGCGTCGGGGCATCGGGCCGCGGAACTGATCCTGCTGTGGGCGACCCGAAGCCTCCTGTGTGTCGGGCTGCTCCTGCTCGCCGTGACCTGGATTCCCTCGGGGCTCCCGGGGCCGGCGACGGCGATCACTGCCCTGCTGGTCATGGGCAGTGTCTATCTGGTATCACGCTATCTCTACGTCCCCGTGCCCCATCTGGCGTTCCATCGCCTGCTGCCCGGCGGAGCCCGTCTGCCGCACGCGATGCAACTGGGCCTCACGCTGCCCGCCTGCACCATCCCGCTGTTTGCGGTGGTGGCCGGCCTGAGTTCGGTGGTGGGCGATACAAGGCTCGCGGTCGCGGCGGGGCTTCTGTTTGCGGGCCTGTTCACACTGCCCACGGCCTGGGCCGGCTGGCACGGAGTGGGCGAGGGGACGCAGCGTGTACTCACCGCGGCGGCGCGATCGGTGCCGGTGCTTACCGCATTACTGCTTTTCGGTGCCGCGCTGCTGATCGTTCTCAATACATGGGATCTCGATCTGGATGCCTATGCCGCGGGGCTCGATGCGGGGGGCATCGCAGCCCTGGCGATCGCCTTCGGCGCCGGCGTGCTGTTCAGTTTCAATCCCGTGGCATTCGGCTCGATCCCCGTGGCTATCGCCTACGTGACCCGGGCGCGCACCCAGGGCGAGGCCCTGAAGCTCGGCGGTGCATTCATTGCGGGTCTGGTGCTGACCCATGTGCTGCTCGGTGTTTTCGCCGCCCTGGCGGGCGGTTTCGCCGCGGTGCGATTCTTCGGTCGGGAATGGGGTCTGGTGCTCGGTCCCCTGCTCATTGTTCTGGGTCTGATCTGGGCCGGCTGGCTGCGCGTGCGTCTGCCCTGGTTCGGCCTCCGGGGGCGGCGGGTGAACGGGTCCCTTGGGGCCTTTGCCCTGGGCATCCCTTTTGCCGTGGCCCTGTGCCCGTTCTGCACGCCTGTCCTTCTCGTGGCGCTGACCACGGCGGCGGCGGTCGGCTCCGTGGCTTTCGGTGCCGCTCTGCTGCTGGCCTTCGGCCTGGGCCGGGCGGTGCCCATCGCCCTGGGCGCCTGGAGCATGGGCTGGCTGGAGACACTGGAACCGTTGCGACGCCATCAGCGTCTGTTTGAGCTCATCGGTGCGCTGGTGCTGATCGCGGTGGGGGTCTACCTGATCCATGAATATCTGTTCCCGGCATGA
- a CDS encoding heavy metal-responsive transcriptional regulator — MNKARLITIGEAARSLGVGVDTLRYYERIGLVPRPARTPGNARLYDSRDMSRLRFIRRAQKMDFSLEEIGVLLRMRADPANAKDEVRRLTARKLEITDARLRELTQLRDELRLLLNLCKAGSEGCAILDELDAPDDAGQM; from the coding sequence ATGAACAAGGCGCGCCTGATCACCATCGGTGAGGCAGCACGGTCCCTCGGCGTCGGGGTCGACACGCTGCGTTACTACGAACGGATCGGCCTCGTGCCGAGGCCCGCTCGTACCCCGGGCAACGCGCGGCTCTACGACAGCCGCGACATGTCGCGGCTGCGCTTCATACGGCGCGCGCAGAAGATGGATTTCAGCCTCGAGGAGATCGGTGTGCTGTTGCGCATGCGCGCAGATCCCGCCAACGCGAAGGACGAAGTGCGCAGGCTGACGGCGCGCAAGCTGGAGATCACCGATGCCCGGCTCAGGGAGCTGACGCAACTGCGTGACGAACTCCGTCTGCTGCTCAACCTCTGTAAAGCGGGTAGCGAGGGTTGTGCCATCCTGGACGAACTCGATGCGCCGGATGATGCCGGCCAGATGTAA
- the amrS gene encoding AmmeMemoRadiSam system radical SAM enzyme produces MQQEKPVPGHVDPESTVDTRYWHALDDGRAQCDLCPRYCKLREGQRGLCFVRANMGGRVVLTTYGRSSGYCVDPIEKKPLNHFLPGTPVLSFGTAGCNLACKFCQNWDISKSREMDTLMDRADPQTIARAAERLGCASVAYTYNDPIIFHEYAIDVAKACRERGVRSVAVTSGYVCEEPRREFYAYMDAANVDLKAFTEDFYHKVTGGHLQPVLDTLVYLKHETRVWLETTTLLIPGLNDSDEELDEMTRWVVRELGPDVPMHFTAFHPDWKILDRPPTPRVTLTRAREIALRNGVRYAYTGNVHDPAGQSTWCHHCGRRLIERDGYVLGEWNLTEDGHCRFCASPCAGVFEGPAGQWGSRRMPVRPGEYSEAVSGEKLS; encoded by the coding sequence ATGCAGCAGGAAAAACCCGTCCCGGGCCACGTGGATCCGGAAAGCACTGTGGATACCCGCTACTGGCATGCGCTTGACGACGGGCGCGCGCAGTGCGATCTCTGCCCGCGCTACTGCAAACTGCGCGAGGGGCAGCGCGGGCTGTGCTTCGTGCGCGCCAACATGGGCGGGCGGGTGGTGCTGACCACCTACGGGCGCTCCAGCGGCTATTGCGTCGACCCCATCGAAAAAAAGCCGCTCAACCACTTTCTGCCCGGTACCCCGGTGCTCTCCTTCGGCACTGCCGGCTGCAACCTGGCCTGCAAGTTCTGCCAGAACTGGGACATCAGCAAATCCCGGGAGATGGACACCCTCATGGACCGGGCCGACCCGCAGACCATCGCGCGCGCCGCCGAGCGGCTGGGCTGTGCGAGCGTGGCCTACACCTACAACGACCCCATCATCTTTCACGAGTACGCCATCGACGTGGCGAAGGCCTGCCGGGAACGGGGGGTGCGCTCGGTGGCGGTCACCTCGGGTTATGTGTGCGAGGAGCCGCGCCGTGAATTCTACGCGTACATGGACGCCGCCAACGTGGACCTCAAGGCCTTTACCGAGGACTTCTACCACAAGGTGACGGGCGGTCACCTGCAGCCGGTGCTCGACACCCTGGTCTACCTGAAGCACGAGACCCGCGTCTGGCTCGAAACCACCACCCTGCTCATCCCGGGGCTCAATGACTCCGACGAGGAGCTCGACGAGATGACCCGCTGGGTGGTCCGGGAACTGGGGCCGGACGTGCCCATGCACTTCACCGCCTTTCATCCGGACTGGAAGATACTGGATCGCCCGCCCACGCCGCGCGTCACCCTCACGCGGGCACGGGAGATCGCCCTGCGCAACGGCGTGCGCTACGCCTACACCGGCAACGTCCACGACCCGGCGGGGCAGAGCACCTGGTGCCACCACTGCGGCAGGCGCCTGATCGAGCGCGACGGCTACGTGCTGGGGGAATGGAATCTCACCGAGGATGGGCATTGCCGCTTCTGTGCCTCCCCCTGTGCCGGGGTGTTCGAAGGTCCGGCCGGGCAATGGGGCAGCCGGCGCATGCCGGTGCGGCCGGGCGAGTACAGCGAGGCGGTGTCGGGCGAGAAGCTCTCGTAG
- a CDS encoding Spy/CpxP family protein refolding chaperone: MKTTQSIRHLVAAGLLTLAFAPAAAWTAQHGMPMGDPDNRPMMQQRGGMGMMGPGAMMGGCPMMQGMMQGQGMGMMGRGGMGMMGPGGMMGHGGMGMMGPGGMGMMYGMDLDREQQVEMRRIQRELRRQNWERMGQLMEAKEDMHELMASESPDPAAVGQAHARMAELKRPMIEARVKAMNEMRALLTDEQRERMRSGPRGTGMMPGMQDGMGGGMGPGMRGGMQR, from the coding sequence ATGAAGACAACGCAATCAATCAGACACCTGGTCGCCGCCGGCCTGCTCACGCTGGCCTTCGCACCGGCGGCCGCCTGGACCGCCCAGCACGGCATGCCCATGGGTGACCCGGACAACAGACCCATGATGCAGCAGCGCGGCGGGATGGGCATGATGGGCCCAGGCGCCATGATGGGCGGTTGCCCGATGATGCAGGGCATGATGCAGGGTCAAGGTATGGGCATGATGGGTCGTGGCGGCATGGGCATGATGGGCCCCGGCGGCATGATGGGCCATGGCGGCATGGGCATGATGGGCCCGGGCGGCATGGGCATGATGTACGGCATGGATCTCGACCGCGAACAACAGGTCGAGATGCGCCGCATCCAGCGGGAACTGCGCCGCCAGAACTGGGAGCGCATGGGCCAGCTGATGGAAGCGAAGGAGGACATGCACGAACTGATGGCGTCTGAAAGTCCCGATCCCGCGGCGGTCGGTCAGGCCCACGCCCGCATGGCGGAACTCAAGCGTCCCATGATCGAGGCACGGGTCAAGGCCATGAACGAGATGCGCGCCCTGCTCACCGACGAGCAGCGTGAACGGATGCGTTCAGGGCCGCGCGGCACGGGCATGATGCCGGGCATGCAGGACGGCATGGGCGGCGGCATGGGACCCGGAATGCGGGGCGGCATGCAGCGCTGA